Below is a window of Stappia sp. DNA.
AGTTGGAGTGCATCTGCATCATGCGGCCGATGCGCTCGCGCTTGCCCTTCACCGTGTTCAGCAGCGACACGCCCTTGGTCAGGACGCCCGAGTAGATCCGGCAGAAGGTCAGCGAGCCGACGAAGGGGTCGTTCGCGATCTTGAAGGCCAGCATGCCGAGCGGCTGCTCGTCGCCGGACTTGCGGGTGATTTCTTCTTCGGTCTTCGGGTCGATGCCACGGATGTCGGCCACATCCACCGGGCTCGGCAGGAAGTCGACAACGGCATCGAGGAGCGGCTGAACGCCCTTGTTCTTGAAGGCCGAGCCGCACAGGACCGGAACGAAGTCGCCGGCGATGGTGCCCTTGCGGACCAGCGCCTTGAGCTCTTCGATGCTCGGCTCCTTGCCTTCGAGATAGGCTTCCATGGCGGCCTCGTCGGCCTCCACGGCGGTCTCGATCATGGCCTCGCGGTATTCCTGTGCCTTCTCGACGAGATCGGCGGGAATATCGACCTCATCCCACTGCGCGCCGAGCGACTCGTCGCGCCAGATGAGGGCCTTCATCTTCATCAGATCGACGAGACCAGCGAACTCGTTTTCGGCACCGACCGGCAGCTGGAGAACCAGCGGCGTGGCGCCCAGACGCTTCTTGATCATCTCGACGCAGCGGTAGAAGTCCGCACCGAGCTTGTCCATCTTGTTCACGAAGATCATGCGCGGGACATGATACTTGTCGGCCTGGCGCCAGACCGTCTCGGTCTGCGGCTCGACGCCGGCATTGGCGTCCAGCAGGGCGACGGCACCGTCGAGCACGCGCAGCGACCGCTCGACTTCAATGGTGAAGTCGACGTGGCCCGGCGTGTCGATGATGTTCAGGCGCTTCTCGTTCCAGAACGCCGTGGTCGCAGCAGAGGTGATCGTGATGCCACGCTCCTGCTCCTGCTCCATCCAGTCCATGGTGGCGGCGCCATCGTGGACTTCACCGATCTTGTGGCTCTTGCCGGTGTAGAACAGGATCCGCTCGGTCGTCGTGGTCTTGCCCGCGTCGATGTGGGCCATGATCCCGAAGTTGCGATAGTCTTCGATCTTATGCGTGCGCGACATGGTGCCAGCCTCTTGCGGTGCGATTACCAGCGGTAGTGCGAGAACGCGCGGTTGGCTTCCGCCATCCGGTGCGTGTCTTCACGCTTCTTGACGGCGGAGCCCCGGTTGTTCGCGGCATCCAGCAGCTCGCCCGACAGACGATCCACCATCGTGGTCTCGTTGCGGTTGCGCGCGGCGGAGATCAGCCAGCGAATGGCCAGCGCCTGACGACGGTCCGTGCGGACCTCGACCGGCACCTGATAGGTGGCACCACCGACACGGCGGGAGCGAACCTCGACCTGCGGCATGACGTTGTCCAGCGCGGCGTGGAACACCTCGACCGGGTTCTCGCGCAGCTTGCCTTCGATGATGTCGAACGCACCGTAAACGATACGCTCCGCGGCCGACTTCTTCCCATGGTACATGATGGAATTCATGAACTTGGTGACGACCACGTCCCCGAACTTCGGATCGGGGATGATTTCGCGCTTTTCAGCCCTGTGACGGCGTGACATGGCAGATCCTCAGACCTTGACTTCTCAAAGTACCAACCCGGGGCTGGCCTTTTTGCGCTGCCCGGCGACCCCATCCAGGACCCCCGAGACGTGACGGGCGCCCCGAAGGGACGCAAAACTCCTAGTCCCCGGCGTGAACCGGAGCGGCGTTGCGGCGGTGATCGTCCACCGGTCGATTCCACGACGCACGCGGAATCGCGCCACTTCCCGTGAAACTCACGGGAAAGGCGCCGCCAATCGAGAGGACCACCCGTTGCCGAGCGGTCATGCATACGATGTTTTTCGCCTCGTAATCCCGGCAGCGTCTAAGCGCTCCTTAGTCCAACGCGCGTCGCATCGGAGCGAACAAGTGCTTACCGCCTGCCTTCGGGATGGGCGGAACCTACAGACACCCCCCTCCCCCGTCAAGTGAAACGCGCAAGATTCTGCCGTCGACGGCCTGCGACACCTTTCCCTTGCGTCTTGCATCGCGCGACCGGCGTCGCGCGACCGATAATGTTTCTCAAGACCCCTTTCGCGCATTTTTCTTTCGCGCCGTGCCGGCAACGTCCCATCACCTCAGAGACCGTCCGGCGGGCGGCGCGTCGCCCATGGGGATTCTTAAAGGAATTCCAAACCATTTCCGGTTCCCGCGGGGCGGGATTCGGGTCCGGCGGGCGGGGTCCGCCCGGGCCGAGGCCTGCGATTCCGGCGCGGGATTCGCGCGTCTGCAATCGCGGCAGTTCACTCGCGATAGGTAATGACGGCGACTTCCCCGGCGAGCGCATCCTCATAGGCCGCCTCGAACGTCGGATCGTCCGGCTCTTCCAGGATCACGCCGATCTGGTCCAGATCGACCTCCACGAAGCCCTGCCCGCCGAGCGCCTCGAGCGCGGCCCGCACCGCGCTGTCCTCGTCCGGCGCCTGAAGCAGAATGTTCACCGGAACGTCCGCCAGCGCATCGCCCTCGCCCGGTTCGCGCGCCGTGCCAAGAATGATGAAGACATTCGCACCGCCGTCATCGTCGGAAAACCGTGTCATCTCGCCTGTCCTTTCCGGGCGTCCTTGATCCGCGGCCGGAACCGTCGCCGCCCGGCCCCGCTTCGTCAATCGTTCCGTCCCTCTCCGCGCGCGGGAAAGTGCCCCGTCGCGGGTTGACCACGAAAAAGGGCCGCGCGATGGCGGCCCTTTCCCGATCGGTCGCGACCGGGTCGCGATGGCGACGGCGGTTACTCCGCCGGGCCGGTCATGTCCTCGAGCATCGGGTCGCTCTCCTCCGCCGTGGAGGCCGCCT
It encodes the following:
- the fusA gene encoding elongation factor G, with the protein product MSRTHKIEDYRNFGIMAHIDAGKTTTTERILFYTGKSHKIGEVHDGAATMDWMEQEQERGITITSAATTAFWNEKRLNIIDTPGHVDFTIEVERSLRVLDGAVALLDANAGVEPQTETVWRQADKYHVPRMIFVNKMDKLGADFYRCVEMIKKRLGATPLVLQLPVGAENEFAGLVDLMKMKALIWRDESLGAQWDEVDIPADLVEKAQEYREAMIETAVEADEAAMEAYLEGKEPSIEELKALVRKGTIAGDFVPVLCGSAFKNKGVQPLLDAVVDFLPSPVDVADIRGIDPKTEEEITRKSGDEQPLGMLAFKIANDPFVGSLTFCRIYSGVLTKGVSLLNTVKGKRERIGRMMQMHSNSREDIEVAYAGDIVAVAGLKETTTGDTLCDPNKPVILERMEFPDPVIEIAVEPKTKSDQEKMGIALNRLAAEDPSFRVKTDEESGQTIIAGMGELHLDIIVDRMKREFKVEANIGAPQVAYRETITRQAEVDYTHKKQTGGSGQFARIKIVIEPAEAGEGFSFESTIVGGSVPKEYIPGVQKGIESVMTSGPLAGFPMVDIKAKLIDGAYHDVDSSVLAFEIAARAGFREAIAKGAPKLLEPIMKVEVVTPEDYMGDVIGDLNSRRGQITGTENRGVVTVVNAMVPLANMFGYVNNLRSMSQGRAQYSMVFDHYEQVPQAVAQEVQAKFA
- the rpsG gene encoding 30S ribosomal protein S7; translation: MSRRHRAEKREIIPDPKFGDVVVTKFMNSIMYHGKKSAAERIVYGAFDIIEGKLRENPVEVFHAALDNVMPQVEVRSRRVGGATYQVPVEVRTDRRQALAIRWLISAARNRNETTMVDRLSGELLDAANNRGSAVKKREDTHRMAEANRAFSHYRW
- a CDS encoding regulator, with amino-acid sequence MTRFSDDDGGANVFIILGTAREPGEGDALADVPVNILLQAPDEDSAVRAALEALGGQGFVEVDLDQIGVILEEPDDPTFEAAYEDALAGEVAVITYRE